One window of Desulfovibrio subterraneus genomic DNA carries:
- the fdhF gene encoding formate dehydrogenase subunit alpha — MSNTLTLNGITCEFTPGETILDVARRNHVDIPTLCHLKGTTPTGACRICVVEVKGARSLVASCAAPAGAGMEIQTESPSVVRSRRMNLELLLSSGSHDCLLCPASGDCTLQALAFRYGAGGRKFEARKPAHKPDASNPFLIRDFSKCILCGRCVQACKQVQVNDAIDYGYRGAKTKIITGNDLPLGQSDCVFCGECLQVCPVGAIALKDARKKPRQCETRAVRTTCAYCGVGCQVNLHVRDNTVHMVTGADVAPNHGSLCVKGRFGLEFIGSPERLTTPLVRKDGELVPATWDEALDVVAQRLAAVRAEEGADAVGVLTSARCTNEENYLLQKFARAVVGTNNVDHCARLUHSPTVAGLAAAFGSGAATNPIHDVVNADVVLITGSNITENHPVLAAALKRAVKFGRPDGKRTRLIVADPRKVGIVRHADIWMRPTPGTDVAWINGIAHVILRENLHDAEYVTERTEEFETFRASVALFTPEHVQAVTGIPAAQVEEAARLYASGRALIFYCMGMTQHVSGTDNVKALANLAMLCGNIGRAGGGLNPIRGQNNVQGACDMGGLPDKLPGYRNVADAAAREAVGAVWGTTLPEGRGMTSRDMFHAMEKGTLKALYLVGENPMVSHADLGHAERCFDALDFLVVQDIFLTETARRADVVLPSACFAEKDGTFTNTERRVQRVRKAVNAPGEALADWRIVCALAERMGATWQFRSPQDVMREIAAVTPSYAGISHGRIEEEGIHWPCPHDEHEGTPILHTQGFLRGKGRFHAVSFVPPAELPDADYPFILTTGRVLYQYHTGTMTRKAKGLAAKEAECFVELAREDALRLGIGQRMDVRVTSRRGSIVVKARISPKAVAGTVFIPFHFAEAAANRLTHDASDPASGISEFKVCAVRVEPAV, encoded by the coding sequence ATGAGCAATACACTGACATTGAACGGCATTACCTGCGAGTTCACACCCGGAGAAACCATTCTGGACGTGGCGCGGCGTAATCATGTGGATATTCCCACGCTTTGCCACCTGAAAGGCACAACGCCCACGGGCGCATGCCGTATCTGCGTGGTGGAAGTGAAGGGCGCGCGCAGCCTTGTGGCTTCCTGTGCTGCACCGGCCGGTGCGGGAATGGAGATTCAGACCGAATCGCCAAGCGTGGTGCGGTCGCGCAGAATGAACCTTGAGTTGCTGCTTTCTTCCGGCTCGCACGACTGTCTGCTCTGTCCGGCTTCCGGCGACTGCACCCTGCAGGCGCTGGCTTTCCGCTACGGTGCCGGTGGCAGAAAATTCGAGGCGCGCAAGCCCGCGCACAAGCCGGATGCGTCAAATCCCTTTCTCATCCGCGATTTTTCCAAATGCATCCTGTGCGGGCGCTGTGTGCAGGCCTGCAAGCAGGTGCAGGTGAACGATGCCATAGACTACGGCTATCGCGGGGCAAAGACCAAGATCATCACCGGCAACGACCTGCCTCTGGGCCAGTCTGACTGCGTGTTCTGTGGTGAATGCCTGCAGGTCTGCCCTGTGGGTGCCATTGCGCTCAAGGATGCCCGCAAGAAACCGCGCCAGTGCGAAACCCGCGCGGTGCGCACCACCTGTGCCTACTGCGGCGTGGGGTGTCAGGTGAACCTGCATGTGCGCGATAATACCGTGCATATGGTCACGGGTGCCGATGTGGCCCCCAATCACGGCAGCCTGTGTGTGAAGGGGCGATTCGGCCTTGAATTCATCGGCTCACCGGAGCGGCTGACAACGCCGCTGGTCCGCAAGGATGGCGAGCTTGTTCCCGCCACGTGGGATGAAGCGCTTGATGTGGTGGCGCAGCGGCTTGCCGCAGTGCGTGCGGAAGAGGGCGCAGATGCCGTGGGTGTGCTCACCTCGGCCCGCTGCACCAACGAAGAGAATTACCTGTTGCAGAAATTTGCCCGCGCAGTGGTCGGCACGAATAACGTCGACCACTGCGCGCGACTCTGACACTCCCCCACGGTGGCCGGTCTGGCCGCCGCATTCGGAAGCGGAGCTGCAACCAACCCCATTCATGATGTGGTCAATGCTGATGTGGTGCTGATTACCGGCTCCAACATCACGGAGAACCATCCCGTGCTGGCTGCCGCACTGAAGCGTGCCGTGAAGTTCGGCAGGCCCGACGGCAAAAGAACCCGCCTTATCGTTGCCGACCCCCGCAAGGTGGGCATAGTCCGCCATGCGGATATCTGGATGCGCCCCACACCGGGAACGGATGTGGCATGGATAAACGGCATTGCCCATGTGATTCTGCGCGAGAATCTGCACGATGCGGAGTACGTGACCGAGCGTACCGAGGAATTCGAGACATTCCGCGCTTCCGTTGCCTTGTTCACGCCGGAGCATGTGCAGGCCGTGACGGGCATTCCCGCCGCACAGGTGGAAGAGGCTGCGCGTCTGTATGCATCAGGCAGAGCGCTCATTTTCTACTGCATGGGCATGACCCAGCATGTGAGCGGCACGGACAACGTGAAGGCGCTGGCGAATCTTGCCATGCTGTGCGGCAACATCGGCCGTGCGGGCGGCGGACTCAACCCCATCCGCGGACAGAACAACGTGCAGGGCGCATGCGACATGGGCGGGCTGCCGGACAAGCTGCCGGGCTACCGTAATGTTGCGGATGCTGCCGCACGTGAGGCTGTGGGCGCCGTGTGGGGAACCACCCTGCCGGAAGGGCGGGGCATGACCTCGCGCGACATGTTCCACGCCATGGAAAAAGGAACGCTGAAGGCGCTGTATCTGGTGGGCGAAAACCCCATGGTGTCCCATGCCGATCTGGGGCATGCGGAACGGTGCTTTGATGCCCTCGATTTCCTTGTGGTGCAGGATATTTTTCTCACCGAGACGGCGCGTCGGGCAGATGTGGTGCTGCCTTCGGCTTGCTTTGCAGAAAAGGACGGCACCTTCACCAACACCGAACGCCGCGTGCAGCGCGTACGCAAAGCCGTGAACGCACCGGGCGAAGCGCTGGCAGACTGGCGCATAGTCTGTGCGTTGGCAGAACGCATGGGTGCCACATGGCAATTCCGTTCACCGCAGGATGTGATGCGTGAGATTGCGGCTGTTACCCCCTCCTACGCAGGCATTTCCCATGGCCGGATAGAGGAGGAAGGAATTCACTGGCCGTGTCCGCATGACGAACATGAGGGTACCCCCATTTTGCACACGCAGGGCTTCCTGCGCGGCAAGGGGCGCTTTCATGCCGTATCCTTCGTGCCTCCGGCGGAACTGCCGGATGCCGACTATCCGTTCATCCTGACCACGGGCCGCGTGCTCTATCAGTACCATACCGGCACCATGACCCGTAAGGCCAAGGGCCTTGCCGCCAAGGAAGCTGAGTGCTTTGTGGAATTGGCCCGTGAAGATGCGCTGCGTCTGGGAATAGGGCAGAGGATGGATGTGCGCGTGACCTCGCGCCGTGGCAGCATAGTGGTGAAGGCCCGCATTTCACCCAAGGCGGTGGCGGGTACGGTGTTCATTCCCTTCCACTTTGCCGAGGCGGCTGCAAACCGGCTGACGCACGATGCGTCTGATCCGGCATCCGGCATCAGCGAGTTCAAGGTTTGCGCCGTGCGTGTGGAGCCTGCGGTCTGA
- a CDS encoding Lrp/AsnC family transcriptional regulator, whose protein sequence is MKIDKLSFQIAGQLLDGRKSYREIAQELSVAENTVRSRINKMQQDGVMDIVGRLDVEKIPGHTIVYTGVRLSERDLFSKCQELSELKGVISSAVVTGRFDIILTLLLREGFGLLEFYSNEMSKVDGILSVESFVVYKGTRMMAPYILDPDTLPE, encoded by the coding sequence GTGAAAATCGACAAGCTGAGCTTCCAGATTGCGGGGCAGTTGCTTGACGGGCGCAAGTCCTACAGGGAAATCGCACAGGAGCTTTCCGTTGCGGAGAACACCGTGCGCTCGCGCATCAACAAGATGCAGCAAGACGGAGTAATGGACATTGTGGGTCGTCTGGATGTTGAAAAAATTCCCGGCCACACCATCGTCTACACAGGCGTGCGCCTGAGCGAGAGGGACTTGTTCTCAAAGTGTCAGGAACTGAGCGAGCTGAAGGGAGTTATCTCTTCTGCCGTGGTTACCGGCCGATTCGACATCATCCTCACCCTGCTGCTGCGGGAAGGATTCGGGCTACTGGAGTTCTACTCCAATGAAATGTCCAAGGTCGACGGCATCCTGTCTGTCGAGAGCTTTGTGGTGTACAAGGGTACCCGCATGATGGCTCCCTACATCCTTGATCCTGACACGCTGCCGGAATAG
- a CDS encoding SPOR domain-containing protein — protein MNGSRRFNLLFGLAAMLFTALVYAALSSKWLIISIEPSLTTRHAENALPHGLSAGMGLPSGSTAPSAGIAASSSDLFSAFPEEAMAAQEMRQFREPLIETAAGPADLPVNPLQSQTVPPAQGQTHEGMAAPENGQAGTPASTDPIQQNRVPLPATDVALKKGNNLAPQTGRRDIVPSIPSASDAWQSATTVPATSGLVPSGRIASPSATSATATSASTKSGPATVVPASSPAYFAPSPTSGTLWMAHAGSYRTREAAFTERNRLAKAGFSAEVIVLYDTRRTPWYSLIAGAGASRRTALTICSRYTTLHGTQCTVRSFPAPKYRARAEQARR, from the coding sequence ATGAACGGATCAAGACGGTTTAATCTGCTTTTCGGGCTTGCCGCCATGCTCTTTACTGCCCTTGTTTACGCCGCCCTTTCGAGCAAGTGGCTCATCATATCCATTGAACCCTCCCTCACCACCCGCCATGCGGAAAACGCCCTGCCTCATGGCCTGAGCGCAGGCATGGGACTACCTTCCGGCTCCACGGCACCCTCAGCAGGCATTGCCGCTTCATCGTCCGATCTTTTCAGCGCCTTTCCCGAAGAAGCCATGGCAGCACAGGAAATGCGGCAGTTCCGAGAGCCGTTGATTGAGACAGCTGCCGGACCCGCCGACTTGCCGGTGAATCCGCTTCAATCCCAAACCGTGCCGCCTGCACAGGGGCAGACGCACGAAGGGATGGCCGCACCGGAGAACGGACAGGCCGGCACACCGGCTAGCACAGACCCAATCCAGCAGAACCGCGTCCCCTTGCCTGCAACGGACGTAGCGCTGAAGAAAGGGAACAATCTGGCCCCCCAAACTGGCCGCAGGGATATTGTTCCGTCGATCCCTTCAGCTTCTGACGCATGGCAATCGGCAACGACTGTTCCAGCGACATCAGGCCTTGTACCATCAGGCCGCATAGCTTCCCCCTCCGCTACGTCCGCCACCGCGACATCCGCTTCAACAAAGTCTGGCCCGGCAACAGTTGTCCCCGCCTCATCCCCTGCGTATTTCGCGCCTTCACCAACCTCCGGCACGCTCTGGATGGCCCATGCAGGCAGCTATCGTACCCGCGAAGCCGCATTCACCGAACGCAACAGGCTCGCCAAGGCGGGTTTTTCCGCCGAAGTGATCGTGCTGTATGATACGCGTCGCACACCTTGGTACAGCCTGATTGCCGGTGCCGGAGCTTCCCGCCGCACCGCCCTGACCATTTGCTCGCGGTATACCACGCTGCACGGCACGCAATGCACGGTGCGCAGCTTCCCCGCCCCCAAATACAGAGCGCGGGCTGAACAGGCCCGCCGCTAA
- a CDS encoding YwbE family protein → MMDGTNRSDIHPGLKVRIVLKQDQRTGKLTEGIVKNLLTKAPYHSRGIKVRLESGLIGRVHEIIG, encoded by the coding sequence ATAATGGACGGCACCAACCGTAGCGACATACACCCCGGACTCAAGGTCCGTATCGTGCTCAAGCAGGACCAGCGCACCGGCAAACTCACTGAAGGCATTGTAAAAAACCTGCTCACCAAGGCCCCCTACCATTCAAGAGGCATCAAGGTGCGCCTTGAAAGCGGACTCATAGGCAGGGTGCATGAGATCATAGGCTAA
- a CDS encoding AI-2E family transporter → MVISDKPFTFDRVIRIAITIGLIWGGIQVLGYLSDVLVPFVVALILAYLMHPLCLRIQQYVKRREVAVLLTLAIIICALVGLTSLIVPMITAEVKHMGNLLTEFANNSALAAKASRELPSEVWAVLKDVLNQSDLRDFFTSSQGLDMVQAAAKKLLPGLWGAVKGASNLFMGIMGLLIIVLYTVFLLMDFQKVQSDWRSMLPAAWRTPVELFVNDFEAGMNRYFRAQAVVAAIVGVLFAIGFSMIGLPLAIVLGLFIGALNMVPYLQILGFVPAILLGLIHWLETDINFAVLLLLILAVFGVVQLIQDAILTPRIMGQAMGLSPWMILLSLSVWGKLLGLLGLLIALPMTVLTLSYYRRLIAPAPDLPPVSDEEVPHTETPA, encoded by the coding sequence ATGGTCATCAGCGACAAGCCCTTCACCTTCGACAGAGTCATACGCATAGCCATAACCATCGGCCTCATATGGGGCGGCATACAAGTACTCGGCTACCTGAGCGATGTACTCGTACCCTTTGTGGTTGCGCTGATTCTCGCCTACCTGATGCACCCGCTCTGCCTGCGTATCCAGCAGTATGTGAAACGCCGCGAAGTTGCGGTGCTGCTCACGCTTGCCATCATCATCTGCGCGCTGGTGGGGCTTACTTCGCTCATCGTGCCCATGATCACTGCTGAAGTGAAACATATGGGCAACCTGCTCACGGAATTTGCCAACAACTCGGCACTGGCTGCCAAGGCATCGCGTGAGCTGCCTTCCGAGGTATGGGCCGTTCTCAAAGATGTGCTCAACCAGAGCGACCTGCGCGACTTCTTCACCTCATCGCAGGGGCTGGACATGGTGCAGGCCGCCGCCAAGAAGCTGCTGCCCGGCCTGTGGGGAGCCGTGAAGGGAGCGAGCAACCTGTTCATGGGCATAATGGGGCTGCTCATCATCGTGCTCTACACAGTGTTTCTGCTCATGGATTTCCAGAAGGTGCAGTCTGACTGGCGTAGCATGCTCCCTGCCGCATGGCGCACCCCTGTGGAACTGTTCGTGAACGATTTTGAAGCAGGCATGAACCGCTATTTCCGGGCGCAGGCCGTGGTTGCCGCCATTGTGGGTGTTCTCTTCGCCATCGGCTTTTCCATGATCGGACTGCCGCTGGCTATTGTGCTCGGCCTGTTCATCGGCGCGCTTAACATGGTCCCCTACCTGCAGATTCTCGGTTTTGTTCCCGCCATTCTGCTCGGGCTGATTCACTGGCTTGAGACTGATATCAATTTCGCGGTGCTCCTGCTGCTCATTCTCGCCGTTTTCGGCGTGGTGCAGCTCATTCAGGACGCCATTCTCACCCCCCGCATCATGGGGCAGGCCATGGGGCTTTCTCCGTGGATGATTCTGCTCTCGCTTTCCGTATGGGGCAAACTGCTGGGCCTGCTGGGACTGCTCATCGCACTGCCCATGACGGTATTGACCCTCTCCTACTATCGCAGGCTCATTGCTCCGGCACCGGACCTGCCGCCGGTATCGGATGAGGAGGTTCCTCACACCGAAACTCCGGCCTAA
- a CDS encoding HlyD family secretion protein, protein METPQSATDVATAVAARKAGRRKQILMLVLVIALLGSAGYAWSIWGEEETDDAFVDGHIYSVTPRVSGFVNNVLVEDNQRVEAGQLLVELDPTDLEVALAQARADLSTAESQLDALEMQAPLTLSETDSKVSQANAQLAALYRSLEQAAEEEEAARQSVDQATAMAKQAALDMKRYETLIADKVVSQSAYDNAETKLKSAQAELGSAQAKMLALAHKRGSLQQDVDRLKASIRLAQTGHDKARIDDKQALAQKARVELARAKVKQAELNLSYTRLVAPSAGYITKRNVETGQQVAVGQMLLAVVPLDREGLWVTANYKETQLTDMQVGQHVTMKVDAYPDVELKGKIESFMAGTGSAFSLFPPENASGNFVKVVQRVPVRIMLDEDIKNLPGLRIGMSVITVVHTR, encoded by the coding sequence ATGGAAACCCCTCAAAGCGCCACAGATGTAGCCACCGCCGTTGCTGCCCGCAAGGCCGGCCGCAGAAAACAGATTCTCATGCTGGTACTCGTTATCGCCCTTCTCGGTTCGGCCGGCTATGCCTGGTCCATATGGGGCGAAGAAGAAACTGATGATGCCTTTGTCGACGGCCACATCTATTCCGTCACACCCCGTGTTTCTGGCTTCGTGAACAATGTTCTCGTCGAAGACAACCAGCGGGTGGAAGCCGGACAGCTACTGGTCGAACTTGATCCTACCGACCTTGAAGTGGCCCTTGCGCAGGCCCGCGCAGATCTCTCCACGGCAGAAAGCCAGCTGGATGCCCTTGAAATGCAGGCCCCGCTGACCCTCAGCGAAACCGATTCAAAGGTATCGCAGGCCAACGCCCAGCTTGCCGCCCTGTATCGCAGCCTTGAACAGGCAGCGGAAGAAGAGGAAGCTGCCCGACAGTCAGTTGATCAGGCAACCGCAATGGCAAAACAGGCCGCTCTGGATATGAAGCGGTATGAAACCCTTATTGCCGACAAGGTCGTATCGCAGTCTGCCTATGACAATGCCGAAACCAAACTCAAGAGCGCGCAGGCAGAGCTTGGTTCCGCTCAGGCAAAGATGCTGGCACTGGCCCACAAACGCGGCTCTCTGCAGCAGGATGTGGACCGGCTGAAGGCTAGCATACGCCTTGCACAGACCGGCCATGACAAGGCGCGCATAGACGACAAGCAGGCCCTTGCACAGAAGGCCCGCGTGGAACTTGCCCGCGCCAAGGTCAAACAGGCCGAACTGAACCTTTCCTACACCCGCCTTGTGGCACCTTCCGCCGGATACATAACCAAGCGCAATGTGGAAACCGGCCAGCAGGTTGCCGTGGGGCAGATGCTGCTTGCCGTGGTTCCGCTTGACCGCGAAGGCCTGTGGGTTACCGCCAACTACAAGGAAACCCAGCTCACGGACATGCAGGTGGGCCAGCATGTCACCATGAAGGTGGATGCCTATCCCGACGTTGAACTCAAGGGCAAGATAGAGTCCTTCATGGCGGGAACCGGTTCCGCCTTCTCGCTGTTCCCGCCGGAAAATGCCTCAGGCAACTTCGTCAAGGTGGTGCAGCGCGTGCCCGTAAGGATCATGCTGGATGAGGACATCAAGAACCTGCCCGGCCTGCGCATCGGCATGAGCGTGATAACCGTTGTGCACACGCGCTGA
- a CDS encoding DHA2 family efflux MFS transporter permease subunit gives MSEPSKPSPAPASASWTPRVNPWFIALAVMLATVLEVLDTSVANVALPHMAGNLSASTEEATWVLTSYLVSNAIVLPMTGWLSTTFGRKRFLLSCVVLFIIASGACGAAPTLGTLVFARIIQGAAGGALQPLSQSILMESFPPEKRGVAMAVFGLGVVVAPIIGPTLGGWITDNYSWRWIFYINLPLGLLALFMCHSFIEDPPYLQDIKNQRKGSVDYIGFAFMSVGLATLQIILDQGQQVDWFSAVWLRWFTAICVVSLIAFVYWELHVKHPIVDLRVLKNKNFAAGTVLIFMVGIVLYSTVTMLPLFLQNLLHYPALDSGMALSPRGMGAVLAMFLVSRLIGRVDSRMLIGLGFAMLAYSSWRFGSLNITIGMGDIIIPNVIMGLGMGFVFVPLSTTAMASLPVEKMGNAAGIYNLMRNIGGGVGISVVTTMLSRGAQANQAHLAAHTSQYDPVFRQYAAGLTESLKGHVPIGSEHQSALATIYKMMVEQATLLSFIDIFRWLAVVCALCITGVFILRKSGRSAGPVAAH, from the coding sequence ATGTCAGAACCATCCAAACCATCCCCTGCACCGGCCAGCGCGTCCTGGACTCCCAGAGTGAATCCGTGGTTCATCGCCCTTGCCGTCATGCTCGCCACTGTTCTCGAAGTGCTGGACACTTCGGTTGCCAACGTGGCTCTGCCGCACATGGCAGGCAATCTTTCCGCCAGCACGGAAGAAGCAACGTGGGTGCTTACCAGTTATCTGGTATCCAACGCCATTGTGCTGCCCATGACCGGCTGGCTCTCAACCACCTTCGGCCGCAAGCGGTTTCTGCTGAGCTGCGTCGTGCTCTTCATCATCGCCTCGGGTGCCTGCGGAGCCGCTCCCACGCTCGGCACGCTGGTCTTTGCCCGCATCATTCAAGGTGCTGCAGGCGGTGCGCTGCAACCGCTCTCTCAGTCCATTCTCATGGAAAGTTTTCCGCCGGAAAAGCGCGGCGTGGCCATGGCCGTTTTCGGCCTCGGCGTGGTTGTGGCCCCCATCATCGGTCCCACGCTGGGCGGCTGGATAACCGACAACTATTCATGGCGCTGGATATTCTACATCAACCTTCCGCTGGGGCTGCTGGCGCTGTTTATGTGTCACAGTTTCATCGAAGACCCGCCTTACCTGCAGGATATCAAGAACCAGCGCAAGGGATCGGTGGACTACATCGGCTTCGCCTTCATGTCCGTGGGACTTGCCACGCTGCAGATCATACTCGATCAGGGGCAGCAGGTTGACTGGTTCTCGGCAGTCTGGCTGCGCTGGTTCACGGCCATCTGTGTTGTTTCGCTCATCGCCTTTGTCTACTGGGAGCTGCACGTAAAGCACCCCATTGTCGATCTGCGGGTGCTGAAGAACAAGAACTTTGCGGCCGGTACCGTGCTCATTTTCATGGTGGGCATCGTGCTCTACAGCACGGTCACCATGCTCCCGCTCTTTCTGCAGAACCTGCTGCACTACCCCGCTCTGGACAGCGGCATGGCCCTGTCGCCGCGCGGCATGGGTGCGGTGCTCGCCATGTTCCTCGTGAGCAGGCTCATAGGCAGGGTGGATTCGCGCATGCTCATCGGGCTGGGTTTCGCCATGCTCGCATATTCGTCATGGCGTTTCGGCAGCCTGAACATAACCATAGGCATGGGGGATATCATTATTCCCAACGTCATCATGGGGCTGGGCATGGGCTTTGTGTTCGTGCCGCTTTCCACCACGGCCATGGCAAGTCTGCCCGTGGAAAAAATGGGCAACGCCGCAGGCATATACAACCTCATGCGCAACATAGGCGGGGGTGTGGGCATTTCAGTTGTCACCACCATGCTCTCCCGCGGTGCGCAGGCCAATCAGGCACATCTGGCGGCACATACCTCGCAGTATGATCCTGTGTTCCGCCAGTACGCCGCAGGTCTGACAGAATCGCTCAAGGGGCATGTTCCCATAGGGTCTGAACACCAAAGCGCCCTTGCCACCATCTATAAAATGATGGTGGAGCAGGCTACCCTGCTCTCGTTCATAGACATTTTCCGGTGGCTTGCCGTTGTATGCGCGCTCTGCATCACGGGCGTGTTCATCCTGCGCAAGTCAGGCCGCAGTGCCGGCCCCGTAGCGGCCCACTAA
- a CDS encoding TetR/AcrR family transcriptional regulator, whose product MQIPDENKRKKIMEAASALFATRPFHKVLLTDVAAEAGVGKGTLYIYFKDKDDLYRSVVRAGFRDVIERIRQQLKEREEMPETQLRNAIGEVVRYAYGNPDIFRLLREAHAKADDTAHCASVRQELATMFEEIIRVGVAKGVFHDPHPELSARFIPGFVRSAFIYGDNNYDTATLESHIMRFVLAGLQAPVLDK is encoded by the coding sequence AAGATAATGGAAGCAGCAAGCGCCCTGTTCGCCACCCGCCCCTTTCACAAGGTGCTGCTCACGGATGTGGCGGCAGAAGCGGGCGTGGGCAAGGGAACCTTGTACATCTACTTCAAAGACAAGGACGACCTCTATCGTTCCGTTGTCCGCGCCGGATTCAGAGATGTCATCGAGCGCATCAGACAACAGCTGAAAGAACGCGAGGAAATGCCGGAAACGCAGCTGCGCAACGCCATTGGCGAAGTGGTGCGCTATGCCTACGGCAACCCCGACATCTTCCGTCTGCTCCGCGAAGCGCATGCCAAGGCGGACGATACGGCCCACTGCGCCTCTGTGCGCCAGGAACTGGCCACCATGTTTGAAGAAATCATCCGCGTGGGTGTTGCCAAGGGGGTGTTCCATGACCCGCATCCGGAACTGAGCGCCCGCTTCATCCCCGGATTCGTGCGTTCTGCCTTCATTTACGGCGACAACAACTACGACACGGCAACTCTCGAAAGCCACATCATGCGCTTTGTGCTTGCGGGCCTGCAGGCTCCGGTTTTGGACAAGTAA